One window of the Salvelinus sp. IW2-2015 linkage group LG10, ASM291031v2, whole genome shotgun sequence genome contains the following:
- the LOC111969555 gene encoding sodium- and chloride-dependent glycine transporter 2 produces the protein MLQDFSDQREMTKQPANAPTGFNPLHQLEGAVGVPANNPYNALNQTSAABPAPQPAPSNDSKTFCPTENKPGEVSKVYGTFKNAAPAVPGSVAANSAFREDSTSSVGGSAAQVVPVQCGDPLRATGDQNNASGNWTTMSQTTIILGADGNTSVQPGAVTGEDESGDENKARGNWTNKLDFILSMVGYAVGLGNVWRFPYLAFQNGGGAFLIPYLIMLCLAGIPIFLLEVSLGQFASQGPVSVWKAIPALQGCGIAMLIISVLIAIYYNIIMCWTLYYLFASLKGSLPWANCKNEWNTLDCKDKDMLLLDTCILHDKNITSVKNSSFCLSAQAIGNLSKLVNMTYPDNQTYVSPSEEYFKYNVLHISKGIEYPGDIRWPLAGCLLLAWLIVYLSLAKGIKSSGKVVYFTATFPYVVLVILLFRGVTLPGAGDGILYFITPKWEKLYDAKVWKDAATQIFFSLSAAWGGLITLSSYNKFHNNCYR, from the exons ATGTTGCAGGATTTCTCCGACCAGAGAGAGATGACCAAACAGCCGGCCAATGCTCCTACCGGTTTTAACCCGTTGCACCAGCTGGAGGGAGCGGTAGGAGTTCCCGCAAACAACCCGTATAATGCCCTTAACCAAACGTCCGCCGCTRACCCGGCCCCTCAGCCAGCGCCATCCAACGAYAGCAAAACTTTCTGTCCCACGGAAAACAAACCGGGAGAAGTCAGTAAAGTCTATGGAACATTTAAAAATGCCGCTCCGGCGGTGCCTGGATCCGTGGCTGCGAACTCGGCCTTCCGTGAGGATTCCACCAGCTCAGTTGGTGGTTCTGCTGCCCAGGTTGTCCCTGTCCAGTGCGGGGACCCGCTTAGGGCTACCGGGGATCAAAACAATGCATCGGGCAACTGGACCACCATGAGTCAGACCACCATCATTCTGGGCGCAGATGGCAACACGTCTGTTCAGCCCGGCGCCGTGACCGGG GAGGACGAGAGTGGAGATGAGAATAAGGCCAGGGGTAACTGGACTAATAAATTGGATTTCATCCTGTCCATGGTTGGTTATGCCGTGGGACTGGGAAACGTGTGGAGGTTTCCATACCTTGCCTTCCAAAATGGTGGAG GTGCTTTTTTGATCCCCTACCTGATAATGTTGTGCCTCGCCGGGATCCCTATCTTTTTATTGGAGGTTTCCCTGGGTCAGTTTGCCAGCCAGGGCCCGGTGTCSGTGTGGAAAGCCATTCCAGCTCTGCAAG gttGCGGGATTGCCATGTTGATAATATCTGTCTTGATAGCCATATACTATAACATTATTATGTGCTGGACACTGTACTACCTGTTCGCTTCGTTGAAGGGCTCACTGCCATGGGCTAACTGTAAGAACGAGTGGAACACGTTGGACTGTAAGGACAAAGACATGCTTCTCTTAG ACACGTGTATCCTCCATGATAAAAACATCACCTCTGTAAAGAACAGCTCGTTCTGTCTGTCGGCTCAAGCCATTGGAAACCTGAGCAAACTGGTTAACATGACCTATCCGGACAACCAAACGTACGTCAGCCCCAGCGAGGAGTACTTCAA gtACAATGTCTTGCACATCTCCAAAGGGATAGAGTACCCTGGAGACATCCGCTGGCCCCTCGCAGGCTGCTTGTTGCTGGCCTGGTTGATAGTCTACCTCTCCCTGGCTAAAGGAATCAAGTCATCAGGGAAA GTGGTGTATTTCACAGCTACGTTCCCCTATGTGGTTCTGGTCAttctgttgttcagaggagtGACCCTCCCAGGGGCTGGRGACGGCATCCTCTACTTCATCACACCCAAGTGGGAGAAACTCTATGATGCTaag GTGTGGAAGGATGCTGCTACCCagatcttcttctctctctcagcagcctGGGGAGGCCTCATCACACTGTCTTCTTACAACAAGTTCCACAACAACTGTTACAGGTAA